Sequence from the Fusobacterium sp. IOR10 genome:
TTTTAAAGAATGGAGATTTTTTGAAACCAAACATATTAGCAACTATTACATTGGGAAATGTTTCACAACTAGTATTATAGTTTCTTACAGTTCCATTATAATATTTTCTAGATTGTAAAATATCAGTTTCTATATTTGAAAGCTCATCTTGTAATTTCATGAAATTTTGATTTGCTTTTAACTCAGGATAAGCTTCTTTCAAAGCAAATAACTTACCTAAAGCTCCTGAAATCATGTTTTCATTTTCTATTTTTTCTGAGGGAGTTGTAGCAGACATATATCTATTTCTAGCTGCTATTACTCTTTCTAGAGTTTCTCCTTCATAATCCTTGTAACCT
This genomic interval carries:
- a CDS encoding LemA family protein, with amino-acid sequence MIAVIVILLVIAFIVMLFVGVYNKLVKGRNFVEEAFSTIDAYLKKRYDLIPNLVSTVKGYKDYEGETLERVIAARNRYMSATTPSEKIENENMISGALGKLFALKEAYPELKANQNFMKLQDELSNIETDILQSRKYYNGTVRNYNTSCETFPNVIVANMFGFKKSPFFKIENQEEKKNVKVEF